One stretch of Cedecea neteri DNA includes these proteins:
- the pta gene encoding phosphate acetyltransferase: MSRTIMLIPTGTSVGLTSVSLGVIRAMEQKGVRLSVFKPIAQPRTGGDSPDQTTSIIRANSTIPAAEPLNMGHVESLLSSNQQDVLMEEIIANYHASSKDAEVVLVEGLVPTRKHQFAQALNYEIAKTLNAEIVFVMSLGNDSPEQLKERIELTSSSFGGSKNTNITGVIINKLNAPVDEQGRTRPDLSEIFDDSSKASIANIDPKQLFADSPLPVLGCVPWSFELIATRAIDMARHLNATVINEGDINTRRVKSVTFCARSIPHMLEHFRPGSLLVTSADRPDVLVAACLAAMNGVEIGAILLTGGYEMDPRISKLCERAFATGLPLFMVDTNTWQTSLSLQSFNLEVPTDDHQRIEKVQEYVASHIDANWIESLTATSERSRRLSPPAFRYQLTELARKAGKRVVLPEGDEPRTVKAAAICAERGIATCVLLGNPDEITRVAAAQGVELGAGIEIVDPEVVRESYVARLVELRKSKGMTEAVAREQLEDNVVLGTLMLEQDEVDGLVSGAVHTTANTIRPPLQLIKTAPGSSLVSSVFFMLLPEQVYVYGDCAINPDPTAEQLAEIAIQSADSAAAFGIDPRVAMLSYSTGNSGAGSDVEKVREATRIAQEKRPDLVIDGPLQYDAAVMADVAKSKAPNSPVAGRATVFIFPDLNTGNTTYKAVQRSADLISIGPMLQGMRKPVNDLSRGALVDDIVYTIALTAIQSAQQE, from the coding sequence GTGTCCCGTACTATTATGCTGATCCCTACCGGAACCAGCGTCGGCCTTACCAGCGTAAGCCTTGGCGTTATCCGTGCTATGGAACAAAAAGGCGTTCGTCTGAGCGTCTTCAAACCTATCGCCCAGCCGCGTACCGGTGGCGATAGCCCGGACCAGACCACCAGCATCATCCGCGCTAACTCCACCATCCCGGCCGCCGAGCCGCTGAACATGGGCCACGTAGAGTCCCTGCTGTCCAGCAATCAGCAGGACGTGCTGATGGAAGAGATCATCGCCAACTACCACGCCAGCAGCAAAGATGCTGAAGTCGTTCTGGTTGAAGGCCTGGTGCCGACCCGCAAACACCAGTTTGCTCAGGCGCTGAACTATGAAATCGCCAAAACCCTGAATGCGGAAATCGTCTTCGTAATGTCTCTGGGCAATGACTCTCCGGAGCAGCTGAAAGAGCGTATCGAACTGACCAGCAGCAGCTTCGGCGGCAGCAAAAACACCAACATCACCGGCGTTATCATTAACAAACTGAACGCCCCGGTTGATGAGCAGGGTCGTACCCGTCCGGACCTGTCCGAGATCTTCGACGACTCCAGCAAAGCGAGCATCGCTAACATCGATCCTAAGCAGCTGTTTGCCGACAGCCCGCTGCCGGTTCTGGGCTGCGTGCCGTGGAGCTTCGAACTGATTGCTACCCGCGCCATCGATATGGCTCGCCACCTGAACGCGACCGTCATTAACGAAGGTGACATCAATACTCGCCGCGTGAAGTCCGTGACTTTCTGTGCGCGCAGCATTCCGCACATGCTGGAACACTTCCGCCCTGGTTCTCTGCTGGTCACCTCCGCAGATCGCCCGGACGTGCTGGTTGCCGCCTGCCTGGCTGCAATGAACGGCGTTGAAATTGGCGCCATCCTGCTGACCGGCGGTTACGAAATGGACCCACGCATCAGCAAGCTGTGCGAGCGTGCTTTCGCTACCGGCCTGCCGCTGTTCATGGTTGACACCAACACCTGGCAGACCTCTCTGAGCCTGCAGAGCTTCAACCTGGAAGTCCCAACCGACGACCATCAGCGTATCGAAAAAGTGCAGGAATATGTGGCCAGCCACATCGATGCGAACTGGATCGAATCCCTGACCGCGACCTCCGAGCGCAGCCGTCGTCTGTCTCCTCCAGCGTTCCGTTACCAGCTGACCGAACTGGCTCGTAAAGCCGGTAAACGCGTTGTGCTGCCGGAAGGCGACGAGCCGCGTACCGTTAAAGCAGCGGCTATCTGTGCTGAACGTGGTATCGCGACCTGTGTGCTGCTGGGTAACCCGGATGAAATCACCCGTGTTGCTGCGGCGCAGGGCGTTGAGCTGGGCGCAGGCATCGAAATCGTCGATCCAGAAGTGGTTCGCGAAAGCTACGTTGCCCGCCTGGTTGAGCTGCGTAAGAGCAAGGGCATGACCGAAGCCGTTGCCCGCGAACAGCTGGAAGACAACGTTGTGCTGGGCACCCTGATGCTCGAGCAGGACGAAGTTGACGGCCTGGTTTCCGGTGCGGTTCACACCACCGCGAACACCATCCGTCCGCCGCTGCAGCTGATCAAAACTGCACCAGGCAGTTCTCTGGTGTCTTCCGTGTTCTTCATGCTGCTGCCTGAACAGGTTTACGTTTACGGCGACTGTGCGATTAACCCGGATCCAACCGCAGAACAGCTGGCAGAAATCGCGATTCAGTCCGCTGACTCCGCTGCCGCTTTCGGTATCGACCCACGCGTTGCAATGCTCTCCTACTCCACCGGTAACTCCGGCGCAGGTAGCGACGTTGAGAAAGTGCGTGAAGCTACCCGTATCGCTCAGGAAAAACGCCCCGATCTGGTCATCGACGGCCCACTGCAGTATGACGCTGCGGTAATGGCTGACGTGGCTAAGTCTAAGGCACCAAACTCCCCTGTTGCGGGCCGTGCGACCGTGTTCATCTTCCCTGACCTGAACACCGGTAACACCACCTATAAAGCGGTACAGCGTTCTGCAGACCTGATCTCCATCGGGCCAATGCTGCAGGGTATGCGCAAGCCGGTTAACGACCTGTCCCGTGGCGCGCTGGTTGACGATATCGTCTACACCATCGCTCTGACCGCGATTCAGTCCGCTCAGCAAGAGTAA
- the yfbV gene encoding terminus macrodomain insulation protein YfbV — MSTPQNSHVSWFSLFGRGQHYSKTWPLDKRLSPVFIENRVIRATRYAIRFMPPLAVFTLTWQIALGGQLGPAVATALFACSLPMQGLWWLGKRSVTPLPPSTLQWFYEVRMKLQEAGQALAPVEGKPDYQALADVLKRAFKQLDKTFLDDL; from the coding sequence ATGTCGACACCCCAGAATAGCCATGTTAGCTGGTTTAGCCTGTTCGGACGTGGGCAGCACTACTCGAAGACCTGGCCGCTGGATAAGCGCCTGTCACCGGTATTTATCGAAAATCGTGTGATTCGTGCCACCCGGTACGCCATACGTTTTATGCCGCCGCTGGCGGTGTTTACGCTGACCTGGCAAATCGCGCTGGGCGGCCAGCTTGGCCCCGCGGTGGCCACGGCACTTTTTGCCTGTAGCCTGCCAATGCAGGGACTGTGGTGGCTCGGCAAGCGCTCGGTCACGCCGTTACCGCCTTCGACCTTACAATGGTTTTATGAAGTTCGTATGAAACTGCAGGAAGCAGGTCAGGCGCTGGCCCCGGTTGAAGGCAAGCCGGACTACCAGGCGCTGGCAGACGTGCTCAAGCGCGCGTTCAAACAGCTGGATAAAACTTTCCTGGATGATTTGTAA
- the alaA gene encoding alanine transaminase AlaA: protein MSPIEKSSKLDNVCYDIRGPVLKEAKRLEEEGNKVLKLNIGNPAPFGFEAPDEILVDVIRNLPTAQGYCDSKGLFSARKAIMQHYQARGMRDVTTEDIYIGNGVSELIVQSMQALLNSGDEMLVPAPDYPLWTAAVSLSSGKAVHYLCDEESDWFPDLDDIRAKITPRTRGIVIINPNNPTGAVYSKELLLEIVEIARQHNLIIFADEIYDKILYDDAEHHSIAALAPDLLTITFNGLSKTYRVAGFRQGWMVLNGPKKHAKGYIEGLEMLASMRLCANVPAQHAIQTALGGYQSISEFIVPGGRLYEQRNRAWELINEIPGVSCVKPRGALYMFPKIDAKRFNIHDDQKMVLDFLLQEKVLLVQGTAFNWPWPDHVRIVTLPRVDDLEMSIAKLGRFLGHYHQ, encoded by the coding sequence ATGTCCCCCATCGAAAAATCCAGCAAACTTGATAATGTCTGTTATGACATCCGTGGCCCGGTTCTCAAAGAGGCAAAACGCCTTGAAGAAGAAGGCAATAAAGTGCTTAAGCTCAACATAGGGAACCCCGCGCCGTTTGGTTTTGAAGCGCCGGATGAAATCCTTGTTGATGTGATCCGCAATCTTCCTACCGCTCAGGGATATTGCGACTCCAAAGGGCTGTTTTCCGCCCGTAAAGCCATTATGCAGCACTATCAGGCGCGTGGGATGCGGGATGTCACCACGGAAGATATCTATATTGGTAACGGCGTTTCTGAACTGATCGTTCAGTCCATGCAGGCGCTGCTCAACAGCGGCGATGAAATGCTGGTTCCGGCACCGGACTATCCTCTCTGGACCGCCGCCGTCTCACTCTCTAGCGGCAAAGCGGTGCACTACCTTTGCGATGAAGAGTCCGACTGGTTCCCGGACCTCGACGATATCCGCGCAAAAATCACGCCCCGCACGCGCGGCATCGTGATTATCAACCCGAACAACCCTACCGGGGCCGTTTACTCTAAAGAGCTGCTTTTAGAGATTGTTGAGATTGCCCGTCAACACAATCTCATCATCTTTGCCGATGAGATTTACGACAAAATTCTTTATGACGACGCCGAGCATCACTCCATTGCCGCGCTGGCCCCGGATCTGCTGACGATTACCTTTAACGGCCTGTCAAAAACCTACCGCGTTGCCGGTTTCCGTCAAGGCTGGATGGTGCTTAACGGGCCGAAAAAACACGCTAAAGGCTATATTGAAGGTCTGGAAATGCTGGCCTCCATGCGCCTGTGCGCCAACGTTCCTGCCCAACACGCGATTCAAACCGCGCTGGGAGGCTACCAGAGCATCAGCGAATTTATCGTACCCGGCGGCCGCCTGTACGAACAGCGCAACCGCGCCTGGGAATTGATCAACGAGATCCCCGGCGTCTCCTGCGTTAAGCCTCGCGGCGCGCTGTATATGTTCCCGAAAATTGACGCGAAGCGCTTCAATATTCATGACGACCAGAAGATGGTGCTGGACTTCCTGCTGCAGGAAAAAGTTCTGCTGGTTCAGGGTACAGCCTTTAACTGGCCGTGGCCGGATCACGTGCGTATTGTTACGCTGCCGCGCGTTGACGACTTAGAAATGTCGATTGCCAAACTTGGGCGTTTCCTCGGCCATTACCACCAGTAA
- a CDS encoding SLC13 family permease: MNSELIWVLSLLGVAVLLFATGKMRMDAVALLVIVAFVLSGTLSLSEAFSGFSDPNVILIAALFIIGDGLVRTGVATKMGSWLVDVAGSSETKMLILLMVTVAGLGAFMSSTGVVAIFIPVVISVSMRMKISPSRLMMPLSFAGLISGMMTIVATPPNLVINSELLREGLEGFQFFSVTPIGLAVLVLGILYMLVVRFALKGQGDEAGKESWKRRSFRDLIKEYRLTGRARRLAIRPGSPMVGHRLDDLKLRERYGANVIGLERWRKFRRVIVNVTGVTEFRARDVLLIDMSASDVDLREFCSEQMLEPMVLRGEYFSDQALDVGMAEVSLLPESELTGQTLREIAFRTRYGLNVVGLRRDGKAMEGLLVDEPIQLGDIILVVGDWKLINQLSQQNRDFLVLNLPVEERDASPAHSQAPHAIFCLALMVALMLTDEIPNPIAAIIACMLMGKFRCIDMESAYKAIHWPSIILIVGMMPFALALQKTGGVDLIVHGLMEFGGGYGPYIMLVCLFVMCATIGLFISNTATAVLMAPIALAAAKSMGVSPYPFAMIVAMAASAAFMTPVSSPVNTLVLGPGNYKFSDFVKLGVPFTVIVMIVSVVMVPMLFPF; the protein is encoded by the coding sequence TTGAATTCGGAACTCATTTGGGTGTTGTCGTTGCTGGGGGTTGCTGTCCTGCTGTTCGCTACCGGAAAGATGCGTATGGACGCGGTGGCTCTGTTGGTGATTGTCGCTTTTGTCCTCAGCGGGACGTTAAGCCTTAGCGAGGCCTTTTCAGGGTTCAGCGATCCCAACGTTATCCTGATTGCCGCGCTGTTCATTATTGGTGACGGGCTGGTGCGTACCGGCGTCGCAACCAAAATGGGCAGCTGGCTGGTGGACGTGGCGGGCAGCAGCGAAACCAAAATGCTGATCCTGCTGATGGTGACGGTAGCCGGATTGGGTGCCTTTATGAGTTCTACCGGCGTGGTGGCCATTTTTATTCCGGTGGTTATCAGCGTTTCAATGCGCATGAAAATTTCCCCCTCCAGATTGATGATGCCGCTTAGTTTCGCCGGGCTTATCAGCGGCATGATGACCATCGTCGCCACGCCGCCTAATCTGGTTATCAATAGTGAGCTGCTGCGCGAAGGGCTGGAAGGCTTCCAGTTCTTTAGCGTGACGCCGATTGGCCTGGCGGTATTGGTGCTTGGCATCCTTTATATGCTGGTGGTGCGTTTTGCGCTTAAAGGGCAGGGCGATGAGGCGGGAAAAGAGAGCTGGAAGCGCCGTTCTTTCCGCGACTTGATTAAAGAATATCGCCTGACCGGGCGGGCGCGACGGCTGGCTATTCGCCCCGGTTCGCCGATGGTCGGCCACCGGCTGGATGATTTGAAGCTGCGTGAGCGCTACGGGGCTAACGTTATCGGCCTTGAACGGTGGCGCAAGTTCCGCCGCGTTATCGTTAATGTGACCGGCGTGACCGAGTTCCGCGCGCGTGACGTTCTACTGATCGATATGTCCGCCTCGGACGTTGATTTACGTGAGTTTTGCAGCGAACAAATGCTCGAGCCGATGGTGCTGCGCGGCGAGTATTTCTCGGATCAGGCGTTGGATGTGGGCATGGCTGAAGTATCGCTTTTACCCGAATCGGAACTGACCGGGCAGACTTTGCGAGAAATCGCCTTCCGAACCCGCTACGGTCTCAACGTTGTTGGCCTGCGACGAGACGGTAAGGCAATGGAAGGGCTGCTGGTGGATGAGCCCATTCAACTGGGGGATATTATTCTGGTCGTCGGCGACTGGAAGCTGATTAACCAGCTTTCACAGCAAAATCGTGATTTCCTGGTGCTCAATCTGCCGGTGGAAGAGCGGGATGCTTCTCCGGCACACAGCCAGGCGCCGCACGCAATTTTCTGCCTGGCGCTAATGGTCGCGCTCATGCTGACCGACGAGATACCCAACCCTATTGCCGCGATTATCGCCTGCATGCTGATGGGCAAGTTCCGCTGTATTGATATGGAAAGCGCCTATAAGGCGATTCACTGGCCGAGCATTATTCTGATTGTCGGGATGATGCCTTTTGCGCTGGCGTTGCAGAAAACCGGCGGGGTGGATTTAATCGTTCATGGGCTGATGGAGTTCGGTGGCGGATATGGGCCTTACATCATGCTGGTTTGCCTGTTTGTGATGTGTGCAACCATCGGGTTGTTTATCTCCAATACCGCGACGGCGGTACTGATGGCACCTATCGCCCTGGCTGCCGCTAAATCGATGGGCGTTTCACCTTATCCGTTCGCGATGATTGTGGCGATGGCTGCCTCTGCGGCGTTTATGACGCCCGTATCATCGCCTGTGAACACGCTGGTGCTGGGGCCAGGGAACTATAAATTTAGCGACTTCGTTAAGCTCGGCGTGCCGTTTACCGTCATTGTGATGATCGTGAGCGTAGTGATGGTGCCGATGCTGTTTCCGTTCTGA
- a CDS encoding sugar phosphatase — protein MRRLLTPEERRVVKCKGFLFDLDGTLVDSLPAVERAWVNWAKRFNISPEEVLGFIHGKQAITSLRHFMAGASEEEIQQEFLRLEKLESEDTDGIVALPGAAELLAHLNEAGIPWAIVTSGSVPVASARRLAGGLPEPEVFVTAERVARGKPEPDAYLLGAQLLGLEPEECVVVEDAPAGVLSGLAAGCHVIAVNAPADTPRLEHVDYVLASLSELLVQKSPDGTVEVLRKH, from the coding sequence TTGCGCAGATTATTAACGCCTGAGGAGAGACGCGTAGTGAAGTGTAAAGGTTTCTTGTTTGATTTGGATGGTACGCTGGTTGACTCCCTTCCTGCCGTCGAGCGCGCGTGGGTAAACTGGGCAAAGCGTTTTAATATTTCCCCGGAAGAAGTCTTGGGCTTCATCCACGGCAAGCAGGCGATTACCTCACTGCGCCATTTTATGGCCGGTGCCTCCGAGGAAGAAATTCAGCAGGAGTTCCTGCGCCTCGAGAAGCTGGAGTCTGAAGATACCGACGGTATCGTTGCCTTGCCTGGGGCTGCGGAGCTTTTGGCTCACCTTAACGAAGCCGGTATTCCATGGGCTATCGTCACTTCAGGTTCTGTGCCGGTAGCGTCCGCTCGTCGCCTGGCGGGTGGCCTGCCCGAGCCGGAAGTCTTTGTGACGGCCGAGCGAGTGGCGCGCGGGAAACCTGAACCTGACGCCTATTTGCTCGGTGCTCAGCTGCTTGGGCTCGAGCCGGAAGAGTGCGTAGTCGTTGAAGATGCGCCCGCCGGCGTGCTTTCCGGACTTGCTGCTGGCTGCCACGTGATTGCGGTTAACGCCCCGGCGGATACGCCACGGCTTGAACACGTGGACTATGTCCTCGCCTCCCTTAGCGAGCTGCTGGTCCAGAAATCGCCGGACGGCACGGTCGAAGTGTTAAGAAAACACTAA
- a CDS encoding YfbU family protein, which produces MEMTNAQRLILSNQYKMMTMMDPDNAERYRRLQTIIERGYGLQMRELDREFGELKEETCRIVIDIMEMYHALHVSWTNLKDSQDIDERRVTFMGFDAATEARFLGYVRFMVNIEGRYTHFDAGTHGFNAQTPMWDKYQRMLKVWHACPRQYHLSANEIAQIINA; this is translated from the coding sequence ATGGAAATGACTAACGCGCAACGTCTGATTTTATCCAACCAGTATAAGATGATGACGATGATGGACCCGGATAACGCCGAGCGCTATCGTCGCCTGCAAACCATCATCGAACGCGGCTATGGTCTGCAAATGCGCGAGCTGGATCGCGAGTTTGGCGAGCTGAAGGAAGAAACCTGCCGCATCGTTATCGACATCATGGAGATGTATCACGCGCTGCACGTTTCCTGGACCAACCTGAAAGACAGCCAGGACATCGACGAACGTCGCGTCACCTTTATGGGCTTTGATGCCGCCACCGAAGCCCGCTTCCTGGGCTATGTTCGCTTTATGGTGAACATTGAAGGCCGCTATACCCATTTTGATGCCGGCACCCACGGCTTTAACGCCCAAACCCCAATGTGGGACAAATACCAACGAATGCTGAAGGTGTGGCATGCCTGCCCGCGTCAGTATCACTTAAGCGCCAACGAGATTGCGCAGATTATTAACGCCTGA
- the lrhA gene encoding transcriptional regulator LrhA, producing the protein MINANRPILNLDLDLLRTFVAVADLNTFAAAAAAVCRTQSAVSQQMQRLEQLVGKELFARHGRNKLLTEHGIQLLGYARKILRFNDEACSSLMFNNLQGSLTLGASDETADTILPFLLNRISSVYPKLALDVRVKRNPFMIEMLNQHEVDLVVTTSNPSNFDSVVLRTSPTLWYCAADYVFQSGESLPLVMLDDPSPYRDMMIEHLDASQTPWRISYVASTLAAVRAAVKAGLGVTARPVEMMSPELRVLGASEGLPVLPETQYLLCKNPESGNELAQAIFSALATPTNPYRFAAVGSEGDDTLLVEGDFE; encoded by the coding sequence ATGATTAACGCAAATCGTCCGATACTGAACCTCGACCTCGATCTGCTGAGGACATTCGTTGCGGTCGCCGATCTCAATACCTTTGCCGCGGCTGCGGCTGCGGTGTGCCGCACTCAATCCGCTGTAAGCCAACAAATGCAGCGCCTTGAGCAATTAGTCGGGAAAGAGCTTTTTGCACGACATGGCCGTAATAAACTGCTAACCGAGCACGGTATTCAACTGCTGGGTTACGCGCGTAAAATCCTTCGCTTCAATGATGAAGCCTGCTCTTCGCTGATGTTTAACAACCTGCAGGGGTCGTTAACGCTCGGCGCGTCCGATGAAACGGCGGATACCATTTTGCCGTTCCTGTTAAACCGCATCAGCTCGGTGTATCCGAAGCTGGCGCTGGACGTGAGGGTAAAGCGCAATCCGTTCATGATCGAAATGCTTAATCAGCATGAGGTCGATCTGGTGGTGACGACGTCCAATCCTTCTAACTTCGACTCGGTTGTGCTGCGAACTTCGCCAACGCTTTGGTACTGTGCAGCCGATTACGTTTTCCAGAGTGGGGAATCTTTGCCTCTGGTGATGTTGGACGATCCGAGCCCGTACCGCGATATGATGATAGAGCATCTTGATGCCAGCCAGACGCCGTGGCGCATTTCATATGTTGCTTCCACGCTGGCGGCCGTACGTGCGGCAGTGAAAGCCGGGCTGGGCGTTACGGCAAGGCCTGTGGAAATGATGAGTCCTGAGCTTCGCGTTCTGGGGGCTTCAGAAGGGCTGCCGGTGCTTCCTGAAACCCAATATCTGCTGTGTAAAAACCCGGAAAGCGGCAATGAGCTGGCGCAGGCTATTTTCAGTGCGCTTGCGACGCCGACGAATCCATACCGGTTTGCGGCAGTGGGAAGTGAAGGCGACGATACGCTGCTGGTAGAAGGGGATTTTGAGTAG
- the yfbR gene encoding 5'-deoxynucleotidase produces MSQSHFFAHLSRLKLINRWPLMRNVRTENVSEHSLQVAMVAHALAAIKNRKFNGNVNAERIALLAMYHDASEVLTGDLPTPVKYFNSQIAHEYKAIEKIAQQKLIDMVPEELRDIWAPLIDEHSYSEEEKALVKQADALCAYLKCLEELSAGNNEFLLAKSRLEKTLADRHSPEMDYFMQVFVPSFQLSLDEISQDSPL; encoded by the coding sequence ATGAGTCAGAGCCATTTCTTTGCCCACCTCTCCCGCCTGAAACTGATCAACCGCTGGCCGCTGATGCGCAACGTCCGCACCGAAAATGTGTCCGAACACAGCCTGCAGGTCGCCATGGTTGCCCACGCGCTCGCCGCCATCAAGAATCGCAAGTTTAACGGCAACGTTAACGCGGAGAGAATCGCGCTTCTGGCGATGTACCACGACGCCAGCGAAGTGCTGACCGGGGATTTGCCCACGCCGGTAAAATATTTCAATTCGCAAATCGCGCATGAATACAAAGCCATTGAAAAGATTGCCCAGCAGAAGCTGATTGACATGGTGCCGGAAGAGCTGCGCGACATCTGGGCTCCGCTGATAGATGAGCACAGCTACAGCGAAGAAGAGAAAGCGCTGGTGAAACAGGCAGATGCGTTATGCGCTTACCTGAAATGTCTGGAAGAGCTGTCGGCAGGCAATAACGAATTCCTGCTGGCGAAAAGCCGTCTGGAAAAAACGCTGGCCGACCGCCACAGCCCGGAAATGGACTACTTCATGCAGGTCTTTGTGCCAAGTTTCCAGCTTTCGCTGGATGAGATAAGCCAGGATTCACCGCTTTAA
- the ackA gene encoding acetate kinase — translation MSSKLVLVLNCGSSSLKFAIIDAVNGEEYLSGLAECFHLPEARIKWKLDGAKQEAALGAGAAHSEALNFIVNKILAEKPELSAQLTAIGHRIVHGGEKYTSSVVIDDSVIQGIKDSASFAPLHNPAHLIGIAEALKSFPNLADKNVAVFDTAFHQTMPEESFLYALPYKLYKEHGVRRYGAHGTSHFYVTQEAAKMLNKPVDELNIITCHLGNGGSVSAIRNGKCVDTSMGLTPLEGLVMGTRSGDIDPAIIFHLHDALGMSVEDINKMLTKESGLLGLTEVTSDCRYVEDNYATKEDAKRAMDVYCHRLAKYIGSYTALMEGRLDAVVFTGGIGENAAMVRELSLGKLGVLGFEVDHERNLAARFGKSGFINKEGTRPAVVITTNEELVIAQDASRLTA, via the coding sequence ATGTCGAGTAAGCTAGTACTGGTTCTGAACTGCGGTAGCTCATCACTTAAATTCGCAATTATCGATGCCGTAAACGGTGAAGAGTACCTTTCTGGTTTAGCAGAGTGTTTCCATCTTCCTGAAGCCCGCATCAAATGGAAACTGGACGGCGCTAAACAAGAAGCGGCTCTGGGCGCAGGTGCCGCTCACAGCGAAGCTCTTAACTTCATCGTTAATAAGATTCTGGCAGAAAAACCAGAATTGTCCGCTCAGCTGACCGCAATTGGTCACCGTATCGTACACGGCGGTGAAAAATACACCAGCTCCGTTGTTATCGATGATTCCGTGATTCAGGGTATCAAAGATTCTGCCTCTTTTGCACCGCTGCATAACCCTGCACACCTGATCGGTATCGCTGAAGCCCTGAAATCCTTCCCTAACCTGGCTGATAAAAACGTTGCCGTGTTCGACACCGCGTTCCATCAGACCATGCCGGAAGAATCTTTCCTCTACGCTCTGCCGTACAAACTGTACAAAGAGCACGGCGTTCGTCGCTACGGCGCACACGGCACCAGCCACTTCTACGTGACTCAGGAAGCCGCAAAAATGCTGAACAAGCCGGTTGATGAACTGAACATCATCACCTGCCACCTGGGCAACGGCGGTTCCGTTTCTGCAATCCGTAACGGTAAATGCGTTGATACCTCCATGGGTCTGACCCCGCTGGAAGGTCTGGTCATGGGTACCCGCTCCGGCGACATCGACCCGGCTATTATCTTCCACCTGCACGATGCCCTGGGCATGAGCGTGGAAGACATCAACAAAATGCTGACCAAAGAGTCCGGCCTGCTGGGTCTGACCGAAGTCACCAGCGACTGCCGCTACGTTGAAGACAACTACGCAACGAAAGAAGACGCTAAACGTGCAATGGACGTTTACTGCCACCGTCTGGCGAAATACATCGGCTCCTACACCGCGCTGATGGAAGGTCGTCTGGACGCCGTTGTCTTCACCGGTGGTATCGGTGAAAACGCCGCCATGGTACGTGAACTGTCCCTGGGCAAACTGGGCGTACTGGGCTTCGAAGTTGATCACGAGCGCAACCTGGCTGCACGTTTCGGCAAGTCTGGCTTCATCAACAAGGAAGGCACCCGCCCGGCGGTGGTTATCACCACCAACGAAGAGCTGGTCATCGCTCAGGATGCATCCCGCCTGACCGCCTGA